From Drosophila yakuba strain Tai18E2 chromosome 2L, Prin_Dyak_Tai18E2_2.1, whole genome shotgun sequence, one genomic window encodes:
- the LOC6527832 gene encoding uncharacterized protein LOC6527832 isoform X8: MIFSTDLHWQSLLAGRIPVASMTGPIKRGLLWQQRDRLFSRWKERYFVLTRDYLHCFKRASGSANERASDMGQFIFKVKLVDVEKVEWLNRRSYSAIGLLLGREGRVLLRCDDGLEDWFELLEECTMTSKERRRALKIAQGPRSRASLAAPVSHASLQFQHFGLGGTYSSALDDWLMTNGTGGLARHKIGAGSLNGYGGANPFLFSDSVPDLSALNNENHNHHLSGISTNHSTPQKIPHHSNANLSRYSNGYVSAQNSFTQAGALYGSPRRIFINSSFGSNQVVDEETEETEVQLRRPRLFRGVSATPDNGNELDRDWLYRKPRAPTDMRHSVQPMLPTGGGSNMGLAKTELDCSAHDSGLDTPPSTHRPSSYREASRDSTETNGSSSRGTLLNNSSSPGGSFRAKKLSAQVTNLNQLNSLHGSRYSVQDQRILKMRNNEEERCASIKMANRLNQNPEPATYDPNQNRYYKNGNATPPTSLTPQHTPQHKLMMLHHGNGNGNMGTLNGNTNGSDRMNGSAIFRERYQHPALAAIINEAQGLKFREESENMW, encoded by the exons ATGATTTTTTCAACGGATTTGCATTGG CAATCCTTGCTGGCAGGACGCATTCCGGTGGCCTCCATGACAGGACCCATTAAACGCGGACTGCTGTGGCAGCAAAGGGATCGGCTCTTCTCGCGCTGGAAGGAGCG ATACTTTGTGCTCACTCGTGACTACTTGCACTGCTTCAAAAGAGCCTCGGGATCGGCCAACGAACGTGCCTCGGATATGGGACAGTTTATCTTCAAG GTCAAGCTGGTGGACGTGGAGAAGGTGGAGTGGCTGAACCGGCGCTCCTACAGCGCCATTGGGCTGCTTCTGGGTCGCGAGGGTCGTGTTCTCCTCCGCTGCGACGATGGCCTCGAGGATTGGTTCGAGCTGCTGGAG GAATGCACCATGACCTCCAAGGAGCGACGACGAGCCCTGAAGATTGCCCAAGGACCCAGATCCCGCGCCTCCTTGGCTGCGCCCGTTTCGCACGCCTCGCTGCAGTTCCAGCACTTTGGACTGGGAGGCACTTACTCCAGTGCCCTGGACGACTGGCTGATGACCAATGGCACTGGTGGTCTGGCCCGCCACAAGATCGGAGCTGGCAGCCTGAACGGCTATGGCGGTGCCAATCCCTTCCTGTTCTCCGACTCGGTGCCGGATCTGAGTGCTCTGAACAACGAAAACCACAATCATCACCTGAGCGGCATCAGCACGAATCACTCAACGCCGCAGAAGATCCCGCACCACAGCAATGCGAATCTCAGTCGCTACTCCAATGGTTATGTCTCGGCCCAGAACAGTTTCACCCAGGCCGGTGCACTCTACGGTTCGCCCAGGCGGATCTTCATCAACAGCAGCTTCGGTTCCAACCAGGTGGTGGACGAGGAGACCGAGGAGACGGAGGTTCAGCTGAGGAGACCAAGACTATTCCGCGGAGTGAGCGCTACTCCGGATAATGGCAACGAACTCGACCGCGATTGGCTGTACAGGAAGCCAAGGGCGCCCACTGATATGAGGCACTCAG TGCAACCAATGCTGCCCACTGGCGGAGGCAGCAACATGGGGCTGGCCAAAACCGAGCTGGACTGTTCGGCCCATGATAGTGGCCTGGACACGCCCCCCTCGACGCACCGCCCCTCGAGCTATCGGGAGGCGAGCAGGGACAGCACGGAGACGAATGGCAGCTCGTCGCGAGGCACGCTGCTGAACAACTCATCATCGCCAGGCGGCAGTTTTCGGGCGAAAAAGCTGAGCGCCCAAGTGACGAATCTCAACCAGCTGAACTCCCTGCACGGCTCGAGGTACTCGGTGCAGGATCAGCGCATCCTGAAGATGCGCAACAACGAGGAGGAACGCTGCGCCTCCATCAAGATGGCCAATCGCCTCAATCAGAATCCGGAGCCGGCCACCTACGATCCCAACCAGAATCGCTACTACAAGAACGgcaatgccacgccccccaccTCACTGACGCCCCAGCACACGCCGCAGCACAAGCTGATGATGCTGCACCATGGTAATGGGAACGGCAACATGGGCACCCTGAATGGCAACACCAACGGTTCGGATCGGATGAACGGATCGGCCATTTTCCGGGAGCGTTACCAACATCCCGCCCTGGCCGCCATCATCAACGAGGCGCAGGGCCTCAAGTTTCGAG AAGAGTCTGAAAATATGTGGTAA
- the LOC6527832 gene encoding uncharacterized protein LOC6527832 isoform X7, translating into MIFSTDLHWQSLLAGRIPVASMTGPIKRGLLWQQRDRLFSRWKERYFVLTRDYLHCFKRASGSANERASDMGQFIFKVKLVDVEKVEWLNRRSYSAIGLLLGREGRVLLRCDDGLEDWFELLEECTMTSKERRRALKIAQGPRSRASLAAPVSHASLQFQHFGLGGTYSSALDDWLMTNGTGGLARHKIGAGSLNGYGGANPFLFSDSVPDLSALNNENHNHHLSGISTNHSTPQKIPHHSNANLSRYSNGYVSAQNSFTQAGALYGSPRRIFINSSFGSNQVVDEETEETEVQLRRPRLFRGVSATPDNGNELDRDWLYRKPRAPTDMRHSVQPMLPTGGGSNMGLAKTELDCSAHDSGLDTPPSTHRPSSYREASRDSTETNGSSSRGTLLNNSSSPGGSFRAKKLSAQVTNLNQLNSLHGSRYSVQDQRILKMRNNEEERCASIKMANRLNQNPEPATYDPNQNRYYKNGNATPPTSLTPQHTPQHKLMMLHHGNGNGNMGTLNGNTNGSDRMNGSAIFRERYQHPALAAIINEAQGLKFRERAYSDSQQRRLNNNNGPTPQPASPLAQRRNNAGLGSGVGVGSGAIYGTPTRV; encoded by the exons ATGATTTTTTCAACGGATTTGCATTGG CAATCCTTGCTGGCAGGACGCATTCCGGTGGCCTCCATGACAGGACCCATTAAACGCGGACTGCTGTGGCAGCAAAGGGATCGGCTCTTCTCGCGCTGGAAGGAGCG ATACTTTGTGCTCACTCGTGACTACTTGCACTGCTTCAAAAGAGCCTCGGGATCGGCCAACGAACGTGCCTCGGATATGGGACAGTTTATCTTCAAG GTCAAGCTGGTGGACGTGGAGAAGGTGGAGTGGCTGAACCGGCGCTCCTACAGCGCCATTGGGCTGCTTCTGGGTCGCGAGGGTCGTGTTCTCCTCCGCTGCGACGATGGCCTCGAGGATTGGTTCGAGCTGCTGGAG GAATGCACCATGACCTCCAAGGAGCGACGACGAGCCCTGAAGATTGCCCAAGGACCCAGATCCCGCGCCTCCTTGGCTGCGCCCGTTTCGCACGCCTCGCTGCAGTTCCAGCACTTTGGACTGGGAGGCACTTACTCCAGTGCCCTGGACGACTGGCTGATGACCAATGGCACTGGTGGTCTGGCCCGCCACAAGATCGGAGCTGGCAGCCTGAACGGCTATGGCGGTGCCAATCCCTTCCTGTTCTCCGACTCGGTGCCGGATCTGAGTGCTCTGAACAACGAAAACCACAATCATCACCTGAGCGGCATCAGCACGAATCACTCAACGCCGCAGAAGATCCCGCACCACAGCAATGCGAATCTCAGTCGCTACTCCAATGGTTATGTCTCGGCCCAGAACAGTTTCACCCAGGCCGGTGCACTCTACGGTTCGCCCAGGCGGATCTTCATCAACAGCAGCTTCGGTTCCAACCAGGTGGTGGACGAGGAGACCGAGGAGACGGAGGTTCAGCTGAGGAGACCAAGACTATTCCGCGGAGTGAGCGCTACTCCGGATAATGGCAACGAACTCGACCGCGATTGGCTGTACAGGAAGCCAAGGGCGCCCACTGATATGAGGCACTCAG TGCAACCAATGCTGCCCACTGGCGGAGGCAGCAACATGGGGCTGGCCAAAACCGAGCTGGACTGTTCGGCCCATGATAGTGGCCTGGACACGCCCCCCTCGACGCACCGCCCCTCGAGCTATCGGGAGGCGAGCAGGGACAGCACGGAGACGAATGGCAGCTCGTCGCGAGGCACGCTGCTGAACAACTCATCATCGCCAGGCGGCAGTTTTCGGGCGAAAAAGCTGAGCGCCCAAGTGACGAATCTCAACCAGCTGAACTCCCTGCACGGCTCGAGGTACTCGGTGCAGGATCAGCGCATCCTGAAGATGCGCAACAACGAGGAGGAACGCTGCGCCTCCATCAAGATGGCCAATCGCCTCAATCAGAATCCGGAGCCGGCCACCTACGATCCCAACCAGAATCGCTACTACAAGAACGgcaatgccacgccccccaccTCACTGACGCCCCAGCACACGCCGCAGCACAAGCTGATGATGCTGCACCATGGTAATGGGAACGGCAACATGGGCACCCTGAATGGCAACACCAACGGTTCGGATCGGATGAACGGATCGGCCATTTTCCGGGAGCGTTACCAACATCCCGCCCTGGCCGCCATCATCAACGAGGCGCAGGGCCTCAAGTTTCGAG AGCGTGCGTATTCAGACAGTCAGCAGCGTCGcctgaacaacaacaatggacCGACCCCCCAGCCAGCCTCGCCCCTCGCCCAGCGCCGGAATAATGCCGGACTTGGATccggagtcggagtcggatCGGGCGCTATATATGGCACGCCCACGCGTGTATAG